In one window of Kitasatospora sp. MMS16-BH015 DNA:
- the gap gene encoding type I glyceraldehyde-3-phosphate dehydrogenase, with amino-acid sequence MTIRVGINGFGRIGRNFFRAVKSQGADIEIVGVNDLTDTKTLAHLLKYDSILGTFPGEVSHTEDSITVDGHTFKVVAERDPANLPWAALGADVVIESTGIFTKAEAAKKHLTAGAKKVIISAPATDEDVTIVMGVNDEKYDAAKHDIISNASCTTNCVAPLAKVLNENFGIVKGLMTTVHAFTNDQVTLDFPHKDLRRARAASLNIIPTSTGAAKATALVLPELKGKLDGTSLRVPVPTGSITDLVVTLEREVTVEEVNAAFQKASESSLKGILQYCVDPIVSSDIVNSPYSTIFDSLMTMVQGNQVKIFGWYDNEWGYSNRLVNLTSLVGGQL; translated from the coding sequence GTGACGATCCGGGTAGGCATCAACGGATTCGGCCGCATCGGCCGCAACTTCTTCCGTGCGGTTAAGTCCCAGGGCGCGGACATCGAGATCGTCGGTGTCAACGACCTGACCGACACCAAGACGCTTGCACACCTCCTGAAGTACGACTCGATCCTGGGGACCTTCCCGGGCGAGGTCAGCCACACCGAAGACTCCATCACCGTCGATGGCCACACCTTCAAGGTCGTCGCCGAGCGCGACCCGGCGAACCTGCCGTGGGCTGCTCTCGGTGCCGACGTCGTCATCGAGTCCACCGGTATCTTCACCAAGGCCGAGGCTGCGAAGAAGCACCTCACCGCCGGGGCGAAGAAGGTCATCATCTCGGCGCCCGCCACGGACGAAGACGTCACCATCGTGATGGGTGTCAACGACGAGAAGTACGACGCCGCCAAGCACGACATCATCTCCAACGCCTCCTGCACCACCAACTGCGTGGCGCCGCTGGCGAAGGTGCTGAACGAGAACTTCGGCATCGTCAAGGGCCTGATGACCACGGTCCACGCGTTCACCAACGACCAGGTCACCCTGGACTTCCCGCACAAGGACCTGCGTCGCGCCCGCGCGGCCTCGCTCAACATCATCCCGACCTCGACGGGTGCCGCCAAGGCCACCGCCCTGGTCCTGCCCGAGCTCAAGGGCAAGCTGGACGGCACCTCGCTGCGCGTCCCGGTGCCGACCGGCTCGATCACCGACCTGGTCGTGACCCTCGAGCGCGAGGTCACCGTCGAGGAGGTCAACGCGGCCTTCCAGAAGGCCTCCGAGAGCTCCCTCAAGGGCATCCTGCAGTACTGCGTGGACCCGATCGTCTCCTCGGACATCGTGAACTCGCCGTACTCCACGATCTTCGACTCGCTGATGACGATGGTCCAGGGCAACCAGGTCAAGATCTTCGGCTGGTACGACAACGAGTGGGGCTACTCGAACCGCCTTGTTAACCTGACCTCGCTCGTCGGCGGCCAGCTCTGA
- the whiA gene encoding DNA-binding protein WhiA encodes MAMTPAVKDEISRLPVTRACCRKAEVSAILRFAGGLHIVSGRIVIEAELDTGIAARRLRKDLLEIFGHSSDLVVMAPGGLRRGSRYVVRVVKDGELLARQTGLVDGRGRPIRGLPPAVVSGATCDAEAAWRGAFLAHGSLTEPGRSSSLEITCPGSEAALALVGAARRLGIPAKAREVRGVDRVVIRDGDAIGALLTRLGAHESVLAWEERRMRREVRATANRLANFDDANLRRSARAAVAAGARVQRALEILGEEVPEHLAAAGQLRMQHKQASLEELGALADPPLTKDAVAGRIRRLLAMADKRAGELGLPSTEANLTDEMAMN; translated from the coding sequence ATGGCGATGACTCCGGCGGTGAAGGACGAAATCAGCCGGCTCCCCGTCACCCGGGCCTGCTGTCGCAAGGCTGAGGTGTCGGCGATCCTGAGGTTCGCGGGCGGGCTGCACATTGTGAGCGGCCGGATCGTGATCGAGGCGGAGCTGGACACCGGCATCGCGGCCAGGCGGCTGCGCAAGGACCTGCTGGAGATCTTCGGACACTCCTCGGACCTGGTGGTGATGGCCCCCGGCGGCCTGCGGCGCGGCAGCCGCTACGTCGTGCGGGTGGTCAAGGACGGCGAGCTGCTGGCCCGGCAGACCGGCCTGGTGGACGGGCGGGGACGCCCGATCCGCGGCCTGCCCCCGGCCGTGGTCTCCGGCGCCACCTGCGACGCCGAGGCGGCCTGGCGCGGCGCCTTCCTGGCCCACGGCTCGCTCACCGAGCCCGGGCGGTCCTCCTCGCTGGAGATCACCTGCCCCGGCTCCGAGGCGGCCCTCGCCCTGGTCGGCGCGGCCCGCCGGCTCGGCATCCCGGCCAAGGCCCGCGAGGTGCGCGGGGTCGACCGGGTGGTGATCCGGGACGGCGACGCGATCGGCGCCCTGCTCACCCGGCTCGGCGCGCACGAGTCGGTGCTGGCCTGGGAGGAGCGGCGGATGCGCCGCGAGGTCCGCGCCACCGCCAACCGGCTGGCCAACTTCGACGACGCCAACCTGCGCCGCTCGGCCCGGGCCGCCGTGGCGGCCGGGGCCCGGGTGCAGCGCGCGCTGGAGATCCTCGGCGAGGAGGTGCCCGAGCACCTGGCCGCGGCCGGCCAGTTGCGGATGCAGCACAAGCAGGCCTCGCTGGAGGAGCTGGGCGCCCTGGCCGACCCGCCGCTGACCAAGGACGCGGTGGCCGGCCGGATCCGCCGGCTGCTCGCGATGGCCGACAAGCGGGCCGGCGAGCTCGGCCTGCCGAGCACCGAGGCCAATCTGACCGACGAGATGGCGATGAACTGA